In Amycolatopsis endophytica, the following are encoded in one genomic region:
- a CDS encoding NAD(P)-dependent oxidoreductase, with amino-acid sequence MSGKSPVVAVLGLGEAGTEFARDLRAAGAVVRGYDPAFTTDFTSEAEAAEGADLVLSVNSSAAAVGALRAGLPKVSGVWADLNTASPGKKRELAAIAREAAVDFADVAIMAPVPGKGLTVPMLATGPAADGVAKILGPLGAKVEVMDGEAGLAAERKLLRSVFFKGMSAAVVEALEAARAAGCEDWLRGVIVTELTGASESTVDRLVTGSHKHAKRRTAEMAAAAEMLGDLGVAADVAAASRDQLARLSNGSSNATSVPRLGEELR; translated from the coding sequence ATGTCCGGAAAATCGCCCGTCGTCGCCGTTCTCGGCCTCGGGGAAGCGGGCACCGAGTTCGCCCGCGACCTGCGTGCGGCCGGGGCCGTCGTGCGCGGGTACGACCCGGCGTTCACCACGGACTTCACCAGTGAGGCCGAGGCCGCCGAAGGGGCTGACCTCGTGCTCAGCGTCAACAGCTCGGCCGCCGCGGTCGGCGCGCTGCGGGCCGGGCTGCCGAAGGTCAGCGGCGTCTGGGCCGACCTCAACACCGCCTCCCCCGGCAAGAAACGCGAACTGGCCGCCATCGCGCGCGAGGCCGCCGTCGACTTCGCCGATGTCGCGATCATGGCGCCGGTCCCCGGCAAAGGTCTGACCGTGCCGATGCTCGCCACCGGACCCGCCGCCGACGGGGTCGCCAAGATCCTGGGCCCGCTCGGCGCGAAAGTCGAGGTGATGGACGGCGAGGCCGGTCTCGCGGCGGAACGGAAACTGCTGCGCAGCGTCTTCTTCAAGGGCATGTCCGCGGCGGTCGTCGAAGCGCTGGAAGCGGCTCGCGCGGCGGGCTGCGAGGACTGGCTACGTGGCGTCATCGTCACCGAACTCACCGGCGCGAGCGAATCCACTGTGGACCGTCTGGTGACCGGCAGCCACAAGCACGCCAAGCGCCGCACCGCGGAGATGGCCGCCGCCGCGGAGATGCTGGGCGACCTTGGCGTGGCCGCGGACGTCGCGGCGGCGTCGCGGGATCAGCTGGCCCGCCTCTCCAACGGCAGCTCGAACGCCACGAGCGTGCCCAGGCTGGGCGAGGAGTTGAGGTAG
- a CDS encoding GAF domain-containing sensor histidine kinase — translation MEPTLAARALSAATEITTAALSGGDPDAVLDSVVHKAAEIAGADLCLVMVRAGDGKVSVEAAYGTHNEDPRGLVLPAESAAGQVAHGGVTVVAEDMTTDPRTAPYVPSELRRFGPFAAAPFGSGGRVLGALAVYRERTGSPFEPAMVEVLTAFAAQVGVVLALAEAANDRHRITLYQERERIARELHDVIVQRLYAAGMQLDRVRRRMRKRFASTDATRLGEAIDQLDETIEEIRHTVRELRSPEPEASEQPSATDLAESARAEVRIAGELLGFPPTLELSGELADIPAERADHIRAALREALSNVVRHSGASETRVTLVRDADGVRLRVRDNGAGVPQDVQTRGLRHLEERATRAGGKFYLNSSPSLGTLVAFELPLERRAS, via the coding sequence ATGGAACCGACCCTCGCCGCCCGCGCGCTGTCCGCGGCCACGGAGATCACCACCGCCGCCCTGTCCGGCGGTGACCCCGACGCGGTCCTGGACTCGGTGGTGCACAAGGCCGCCGAGATCGCGGGCGCCGACCTGTGCCTGGTGATGGTCCGCGCGGGCGACGGCAAGGTGTCGGTCGAAGCCGCGTACGGCACGCACAACGAGGATCCACGCGGACTGGTGCTGCCCGCCGAGTCAGCGGCGGGTCAGGTGGCGCACGGCGGGGTGACGGTCGTGGCCGAGGACATGACGACCGATCCGCGCACGGCCCCGTACGTGCCGTCCGAGCTGCGCCGGTTCGGGCCGTTCGCGGCGGCGCCGTTCGGATCCGGTGGCCGGGTGCTGGGCGCGCTCGCGGTGTACCGGGAGCGGACCGGTAGCCCGTTCGAGCCCGCTATGGTCGAGGTGCTGACGGCGTTCGCCGCGCAGGTCGGTGTCGTGCTGGCGCTGGCCGAGGCCGCCAACGACCGCCACCGCATCACGCTCTACCAGGAGCGCGAGCGCATCGCCCGCGAGCTGCACGACGTGATCGTGCAGCGGTTGTACGCGGCGGGCATGCAGCTGGACCGGGTGCGGCGGCGGATGCGCAAGCGGTTCGCCTCGACCGACGCGACCCGGCTCGGCGAGGCGATCGACCAGCTCGACGAGACCATCGAGGAGATCCGGCACACCGTACGCGAGCTGCGGTCGCCGGAGCCGGAGGCGTCGGAGCAGCCGTCGGCCACGGATCTGGCCGAGTCCGCGCGTGCCGAGGTGCGGATCGCGGGCGAGCTGCTCGGGTTCCCGCCCACGCTGGAGCTGTCCGGTGAGCTGGCCGACATCCCGGCCGAGCGCGCGGACCACATCCGCGCCGCGCTGCGCGAGGCACTGTCCAATGTGGTCCGGCACTCGGGGGCGAGCGAGACGAGGGTGACGCTGGTCCGTGACGCCGATGGGGTGCGGCTGCGGGTCCGCGACAACGGCGCCGGGGTGCCGCAGGACGTGCAGACCCGCGGCCTGCGGCACCTGGAGGAACGCGCGACGCGCGCGGGCGGGAAGTTCTACCTCAACTCCTCGCCCAGCCTGGGCACGCTCGTGGCGTTCGAGCTGCCGTTGGAGAGGCGGGCCAGCTGA
- the cydD gene encoding thiol reductant ABC exporter subunit CydD, with protein sequence MDTMRPGKGPLGALPLLSAAARRALALSGLLALGNAAALVAQAFLLASVCAAVVSESAVPTGALIALAGVVVARALIAWALRVVAARAAAGAKEELRAKVVDHAMRLGPEWIARRGPGELTALTTRGLDALDAYFTDYLPALVTAAVVPLGAGAAVLFADWPSAVIIALTVPLLPLFAILVGKYTADRSAAAADALHRMSGHLLELVRALPVLAAFRRADTQAEAVRRVSEQHRRTTLRTLRVAFSSAFVLELAATLSVALVAVAIGMRLVGGDLPLAIGLGVLILAPECYQPLRAVGAAFHASEDGVEAVRRVADVLAEPVTPDGTAIPSRGEVRVEGLRVARRGGFAPDGETFTLRPGAVTRLRSRSGAGKSTTLAVLLGFVRPSQGEVLVDGLPLSEVDVTAFRRDIAWVPQNPVFTGGTVRGELSLDGEPDPVEVDALLHELNLAGLADVPVHELSTGQRQRVAVARALLRVRHGAWLLLLDEPSAHQDATNAALVEAAIHSTLPLGTAVLLAAHDREAHLPGVPAEPAQPHTPATTDSRRQSLRGVVSGRLFGGAGVGALALLAGVALTATSGWLIAKASQQPPILTLTVAVVGVRAFGLGRAALRYLERLLTHDAAFRIAGQLRVRLWRGLVRLGPARTLGLRFGEGQRRLVADVDTVRDLLPRVVTPPLIAVLVLAGAVAVQTVLLPAAGLVLAVAVLIGAFAAPALALRLERHATTALAEGRRTVSAQVLGLVESAAELIVFGPRRRRAELARADERLAHQARRQAYGAGAADALITLVTGFAAVAGIGLAARSGIEPVLAPVLALVPLALAEVLATLPPVAQHWDPLRTSMARIADVEKSEPLPVASHGPIAFEHADLGWTTPVLRDVDLRIPEGAHVAVVGPSGAGKSTLLAALLGFLPARSGRVTTAASVAWAPQEPQLVSTTVAENLRLADPHADDDRLREALRLACLDIPLDTVLGGAGSGLSGGQAQRLAVARALVAAPGADLVLLDEPTAHLDEPTARELLANLRTALSGKTVVHVTHHPVAADLVLDVGDGQVRARMPVLEGGYA encoded by the coding sequence ATGGACACCATGCGTCCGGGGAAGGGCCCGCTCGGCGCGCTGCCACTGTTGTCCGCGGCGGCGCGCCGGGCGCTCGCCCTGTCCGGCCTGCTCGCGCTCGGCAACGCCGCGGCGCTGGTGGCGCAGGCGTTCCTGCTGGCCTCGGTGTGTGCCGCGGTGGTCTCTGAAAGCGCTGTCCCGACGGGTGCGCTGATCGCGCTGGCCGGGGTGGTGGTCGCCCGTGCGCTGATCGCGTGGGCGCTGCGCGTGGTCGCGGCGCGGGCGGCGGCCGGGGCGAAGGAGGAGCTGCGCGCGAAGGTCGTCGACCACGCGATGCGGCTCGGGCCGGAGTGGATCGCGCGGCGCGGGCCGGGCGAGCTGACCGCCTTGACCACCAGGGGTTTGGACGCGCTCGACGCGTACTTCACCGACTACCTGCCCGCGCTCGTCACCGCCGCGGTGGTGCCGCTCGGTGCGGGCGCCGCCGTCCTGTTCGCGGACTGGCCGTCCGCGGTGATCATCGCGCTCACCGTGCCGCTGCTGCCGCTGTTCGCGATCCTCGTCGGCAAGTACACGGCCGACCGGTCCGCCGCCGCGGCCGACGCGCTGCACCGGATGTCCGGTCACCTGCTCGAACTCGTGCGCGCGCTGCCGGTGCTGGCCGCGTTCCGGCGGGCGGATACGCAGGCCGAGGCGGTGCGACGGGTGTCGGAGCAGCACCGGCGCACCACGCTCAGGACGCTACGGGTCGCGTTCTCCTCGGCGTTCGTGCTGGAGCTGGCCGCGACGCTGTCGGTCGCGCTGGTCGCGGTGGCCATCGGGATGCGGCTGGTCGGCGGTGACCTGCCGCTGGCGATCGGGCTCGGCGTGCTGATCCTGGCCCCGGAGTGCTACCAGCCGCTGCGGGCGGTCGGCGCCGCCTTCCACGCCAGCGAGGACGGGGTCGAGGCGGTCCGCCGGGTCGCCGACGTCCTGGCCGAGCCGGTGACGCCGGACGGGACCGCGATCCCGAGTCGCGGCGAGGTGCGGGTCGAGGGCCTGCGTGTCGCGCGGCGCGGCGGGTTCGCGCCGGACGGCGAGACGTTCACGCTGCGGCCCGGTGCGGTGACCCGGCTGCGCTCGCGCAGCGGTGCCGGCAAGTCGACGACGCTGGCCGTGCTGCTGGGTTTCGTGCGGCCGTCGCAGGGCGAAGTGCTGGTCGACGGCCTGCCGCTGAGCGAAGTCGACGTGACGGCGTTCCGGCGGGACATCGCGTGGGTGCCGCAGAACCCGGTTTTCACCGGCGGCACGGTCCGCGGCGAGCTGTCCCTCGACGGCGAGCCCGATCCGGTCGAGGTCGACGCGCTGCTGCACGAACTGAACCTCGCCGGGCTCGCCGACGTGCCGGTGCACGAGCTGTCCACGGGGCAGCGTCAGCGGGTCGCCGTGGCCCGAGCGCTGCTGCGGGTGCGGCACGGCGCCTGGCTCCTGCTGCTCGACGAGCCCAGCGCGCACCAGGACGCCACGAACGCCGCACTGGTCGAGGCGGCGATCCACTCGACGCTGCCGCTGGGCACGGCCGTCCTGCTGGCGGCGCACGACCGGGAGGCCCACCTGCCGGGCGTGCCCGCTGAACCTGCCCAGCCGCACACCCCGGCCACGACGGATTCGCGGCGGCAGTCGCTCCGGGGCGTGGTGAGCGGACGGCTGTTCGGCGGTGCGGGCGTGGGCGCGCTGGCGCTGCTGGCCGGGGTGGCGCTGACCGCGACCTCGGGCTGGCTCATCGCGAAGGCGTCGCAGCAGCCGCCGATCCTGACGCTGACCGTCGCGGTCGTCGGGGTGCGGGCCTTCGGGCTCGGCCGCGCGGCGCTGCGCTACCTCGAACGCCTGCTCACGCACGACGCCGCGTTCCGGATCGCCGGGCAGTTGCGGGTCCGGCTGTGGCGCGGGCTGGTGCGGCTCGGTCCCGCCCGCACGCTCGGGCTGCGGTTCGGCGAGGGCCAGCGGCGGCTGGTCGCCGACGTCGACACCGTTCGCGACCTGCTGCCGCGGGTGGTCACCCCGCCGCTGATCGCGGTGCTCGTGCTGGCCGGGGCGGTCGCGGTGCAGACGGTGCTGCTGCCCGCCGCCGGGCTCGTGCTCGCGGTCGCCGTGTTGATCGGGGCGTTCGCCGCGCCCGCGCTCGCGTTGCGCTTGGAACGCCACGCCACGACCGCGCTGGCGGAGGGGCGCCGGACGGTGAGCGCCCAGGTGCTCGGCCTGGTCGAATCCGCCGCCGAGCTGATCGTCTTCGGCCCCCGGCGTCGTCGCGCGGAGCTGGCCCGTGCCGACGAGCGGCTGGCGCACCAGGCCCGCCGCCAGGCCTACGGCGCGGGCGCGGCCGACGCGCTGATCACGCTGGTCACCGGCTTCGCGGCGGTGGCCGGGATCGGGCTGGCCGCCCGGTCGGGGATCGAGCCGGTGCTCGCGCCCGTCCTCGCGCTGGTGCCGCTGGCGCTGGCCGAGGTGCTCGCGACACTGCCGCCGGTCGCGCAGCACTGGGACCCGCTGCGGACGTCGATGGCGCGAATCGCGGACGTCGAAAAGTCCGAACCGCTGCCGGTCGCGAGCCACGGCCCGATCGCCTTCGAGCACGCCGACCTCGGCTGGACCACCCCGGTCCTGCGCGACGTCGACCTGCGGATTCCGGAGGGCGCGCACGTCGCGGTGGTCGGTCCGTCGGGCGCGGGCAAGTCGACGCTGCTCGCCGCGTTGCTGGGGTTCCTGCCCGCGCGGAGCGGTCGGGTCACGACGGCCGCTTCGGTCGCGTGGGCGCCGCAGGAGCCGCAGCTCGTCTCGACGACGGTCGCGGAGAACCTGCGCCTGGCCGATCCGCACGCCGACGACGACCGTCTCCGGGAGGCCCTGCGGCTGGCCTGCCTCGACATCCCGCTCGACACCGTCCTCGGTGGTGCGGGCAGCGGACTTTCCGGTGGTCAGGCGCAGCGGCTCGCGGTCGCCCGCGCCCTGGTCGCCGCCCCGGGCGCGGACCTCGTCCTGCTCGACGAGCCCACCGCGCACCTCGACGAACCGACCGCCCGCGAGCTGCTCGCGAACCTGCGCACGGCGCTGTCGGGCAAGACGGTCGTGCACGTCACGCACCACCCGGTGGCGGCCGACCTCGTGCTCGACGTGGGTGACGGGCAGGTCAGGGCGCGGATGCCGGTCCTGGAAGGCGGCTACGCTTGA
- the cydB gene encoding cytochrome d ubiquinol oxidase subunit II: MSLETIWFGIIVAFWLGYLFLEGFDFGVGMLLPILGRDNTERRVMINTIGPVWDGNEVWVIVAAGAMFAAFPGWYASLFSATYLPLLVVLLALIGRGVAFEYRGKVDSERWRRNWDRVIMIGSWVAPLGVGLILTTTVLGLPLDAQGNRIGGAFEAVRWDTLLGALAVAGFALVHGAAFLALKTAGELRERARTFAIRALPVALLPLAVLLVVVQWREGALWTLVAFVVAVFAAAIAWTRLVADRDGQAFAALGVTIAASMVTLFGALYPDVLPSTLDPANSLTVAGTASSPYTLQVITWVAAFGAPAVLVYQGWTYWVFRKRISAAHIPPVHTP, from the coding sequence ATGAGCCTGGAAACGATCTGGTTCGGCATCATCGTCGCCTTCTGGCTGGGGTACCTGTTCCTGGAGGGCTTCGACTTCGGCGTCGGCATGCTGCTGCCGATCCTGGGCCGCGACAACACCGAGCGCCGCGTCATGATCAACACGATCGGGCCGGTGTGGGACGGCAACGAGGTCTGGGTGATCGTCGCCGCGGGCGCGATGTTCGCCGCCTTCCCCGGCTGGTACGCGTCGCTGTTCTCGGCCACCTACCTGCCGTTGCTGGTCGTGCTGCTGGCGCTGATCGGCCGCGGCGTCGCGTTCGAGTACCGCGGCAAGGTCGACTCGGAGCGCTGGCGCCGCAACTGGGACCGCGTGATCATGATCGGCTCGTGGGTCGCACCGCTGGGTGTCGGCCTGATCCTGACCACCACCGTGCTCGGCCTGCCGCTCGACGCGCAGGGCAACCGGATCGGCGGCGCGTTCGAGGCGGTGCGGTGGGACACGCTGCTCGGCGCGCTGGCCGTGGCCGGGTTCGCGCTGGTGCACGGCGCGGCGTTCCTGGCGCTCAAGACGGCGGGCGAGCTGCGGGAGCGGGCGCGGACGTTCGCGATCCGGGCGCTGCCGGTGGCGCTGCTGCCGCTCGCCGTGCTGCTGGTGGTCGTGCAGTGGCGGGAAGGTGCACTGTGGACACTGGTCGCGTTCGTCGTCGCGGTGTTCGCCGCGGCGATCGCGTGGACCCGGCTGGTGGCCGACCGGGACGGGCAGGCGTTCGCCGCGCTCGGCGTGACGATCGCGGCGTCGATGGTCACGCTGTTCGGCGCGCTCTACCCGGACGTGCTGCCCTCGACCCTCGACCCGGCCAACTCGCTGACCGTGGCGGGCACCGCGTCCAGCCCGTACACGCTGCAGGTCATCACCTGGGTAGCCGCGTTCGGCGCGCCCGCCGTGCTGGTCTACCAGGGCTGGACGTACTGGGTGTTCCGCAAGCGGATCAGCGCCGCCCACATCCCGCCGGTGCACACCCCATGA
- a CDS encoding cytochrome ubiquinol oxidase subunit I has translation MDVLELARWQFGITTVYHFLMVPLTIGLSVLVAGMQTAWVRTGEQRYYKMTKFWGKLLLVNFAMGVVTGIVQEFQFGMNWNAYSRFVGDVFGAPLAMEGLVAFFVESTFLGLWIFGWDRLPKKVHLACAWAFSLATIASAYFILAANSWMQHPVGVTFTDGKPTLNSIWAVLTNNTALAAIPHTIAGAFSVAAAFLVGIGAWHLWRKRKSDDEHRAVWRSSIRLGGWTGIVAFAVLAITGDFQGKLMFEQQPMKMASAEALCHTEQPASFSIIAVGDVASSNCEDVKTFNVPALLSFLAHSDFTTEVKGVEDLVTEYQARYGTNYPDDPQLGELAGQPVDYVPNLPVTYWGFRIMIGFGAISAGTGLLALWLTRKNRIPDTKWFPRLALLSIATPFIGNSAGWIFTEMGRQPFVVVPNPSGVDGVWMFTARAVSRLTAGEVWTSLIALTSLYAVLGVVEVFLMRKYVRGGIEGVIPPKQTDDSEGKDELAFAY, from the coding sequence GTGGACGTGCTTGAGTTGGCTCGGTGGCAGTTCGGGATCACCACCGTCTACCACTTCCTCATGGTCCCGCTCACGATCGGACTGTCGGTCCTCGTCGCCGGGATGCAGACCGCCTGGGTCCGCACCGGTGAGCAGCGCTACTACAAGATGACCAAGTTCTGGGGAAAGCTCCTGCTGGTCAACTTCGCGATGGGCGTGGTGACCGGCATCGTCCAGGAGTTCCAGTTCGGGATGAACTGGAACGCCTACTCCCGCTTCGTCGGTGACGTGTTCGGGGCGCCACTGGCGATGGAGGGCCTGGTCGCCTTCTTCGTCGAGTCGACGTTCCTCGGACTGTGGATCTTCGGCTGGGACCGGCTGCCGAAGAAGGTGCACCTGGCCTGCGCGTGGGCGTTCTCGCTCGCGACGATCGCCTCCGCCTACTTCATCCTGGCGGCGAACTCGTGGATGCAGCACCCGGTCGGCGTCACGTTCACCGACGGCAAGCCGACGCTGAACTCGATCTGGGCCGTGCTGACCAACAACACCGCGCTGGCCGCGATCCCGCACACCATCGCCGGTGCCTTCTCGGTCGCCGCCGCGTTCCTCGTCGGCATCGGCGCGTGGCACCTGTGGCGCAAGCGGAAGTCGGACGACGAGCACCGCGCGGTGTGGCGGTCGTCGATCCGGCTGGGCGGCTGGACCGGCATCGTCGCGTTCGCGGTGCTCGCGATCACGGGCGATTTCCAGGGCAAGCTGATGTTCGAGCAGCAGCCGATGAAGATGGCCTCGGCCGAGGCGCTGTGCCACACCGAGCAGCCGGCCAGCTTCTCGATCATCGCGGTCGGCGACGTCGCGTCGTCCAACTGTGAGGACGTCAAGACGTTCAACGTGCCCGCGCTGCTGTCGTTCCTCGCGCACAGTGACTTCACCACCGAGGTCAAGGGCGTCGAGGACCTGGTGACCGAGTACCAGGCGCGCTACGGCACGAACTACCCGGACGACCCGCAGCTCGGCGAACTGGCCGGGCAGCCGGTCGACTACGTGCCGAACCTGCCGGTGACCTACTGGGGTTTCCGCATCATGATCGGTTTCGGTGCGATCTCGGCCGGAACCGGACTGCTGGCGCTGTGGCTGACCCGGAAGAACCGGATCCCGGACACGAAGTGGTTCCCGCGCCTGGCATTGCTGAGCATCGCGACCCCGTTCATCGGCAACAGCGCGGGCTGGATCTTCACCGAGATGGGCCGCCAGCCGTTCGTCGTGGTGCCGAATCCCTCCGGTGTGGACGGTGTGTGGATGTTCACCGCGCGGGCCGTCTCGCGCCTCACCGCCGGTGAGGTGTGGACGTCGCTGATCGCGCTGACCAGCCTGTACGCCGTGCTCGGGGTGGTGGAGGTGTTCCTGATGCGCAAGTACGTGCGCGGCGGGATCGAGGGAGTCATCCCACCGAAGCAGACCGACGACTCGGAAGGCAAGGACGAACTTGCCTTCGCCTACTAG
- a CDS encoding TMEM165/GDT1 family protein, with product MLALLSAYVLVLAVELPDKTMIATLVLTTRFRAWPVLAGVSAAFAVQATIAVLFGRALTLLPDSLVAAVVAALFGLGAFLLLREGFSRADESGEDAARNGLKPVSFLRAAATSFGVLFAAEWGDASQLATAGLSARYGHPLMVGAGSLLALVTVAAVAVFIGHKVRGRLKPKLLQRIAGFAFAGFALLAVWQAFA from the coding sequence CTGCTGGCGCTGCTGAGCGCGTACGTGCTCGTCCTGGCCGTGGAACTGCCGGACAAGACGATGATCGCCACTCTCGTGCTGACCACCCGGTTCCGCGCCTGGCCGGTGCTGGCCGGGGTGTCCGCCGCGTTCGCCGTCCAGGCGACCATCGCGGTGCTGTTCGGACGCGCGCTGACGTTGCTGCCGGACAGCCTGGTCGCGGCGGTCGTCGCGGCGCTGTTCGGGCTCGGGGCGTTCCTGTTGCTGCGCGAGGGGTTCTCGCGGGCCGACGAAAGCGGTGAGGACGCCGCGCGCAACGGCCTGAAGCCGGTGTCGTTCCTCCGCGCCGCGGCGACGTCGTTCGGTGTCCTGTTCGCCGCCGAATGGGGCGACGCGTCCCAGCTGGCCACCGCCGGGCTGAGCGCCCGCTACGGCCACCCGCTGATGGTCGGCGCCGGCTCACTGCTCGCGCTGGTCACGGTCGCGGCGGTCGCGGTGTTCATCGGGCACAAGGTGCGCGGCCGCCTCAAGCCGAAGCTGCTGCAGCGCATCGCCGGGTTCGCCTTCGCCGGGTTCGCGCTCCTCGCGGTCTGGCAGGCGTTCGCCTGA
- a CDS encoding TetR/AcrR family transcriptional regulator: MATREDRRTGAETRAEILRVALRLFTERGYEGTSTRDISTALGITKSALYYHFPSKESIVTSLLTERRRELDDLVEWIRTQPASPDLVQRAALRWIDGATSERLDGMRLMHANGPVLRNLLDDGNDVRSHFERIVDALVAADATPADRLYVRMAFDTVGAALLSAQRTDASLEDILAAARRATLALTA, from the coding sequence ATGGCCACGAGGGAGGACCGGCGCACGGGCGCCGAAACGCGTGCCGAGATCCTGCGCGTCGCGCTGCGGTTGTTCACCGAGCGGGGCTACGAGGGCACGTCGACCAGGGACATCAGCACCGCGCTCGGCATCACGAAGTCGGCGCTGTACTACCACTTCCCGAGCAAGGAGTCGATCGTCACGAGCCTCCTCACCGAGCGCAGGCGCGAGCTGGACGACCTCGTCGAGTGGATTCGCACGCAGCCCGCATCACCCGATCTGGTGCAACGGGCGGCGCTGCGGTGGATCGACGGCGCGACGTCCGAGCGGCTGGACGGCATGCGCCTGATGCACGCCAACGGCCCGGTGCTGCGGAACCTGCTCGACGACGGCAACGACGTGCGATCGCACTTCGAGCGGATCGTCGACGCCCTGGTCGCCGCCGACGCGACGCCCGCTGACCGGCTCTACGTCCGGATGGCCTTCGACACCGTCGGCGCCGCCCTGCTGTCCGCGCAGCGCACGGACGCGAGCCTGGAGGACATCCTGGCCGCGGCTCGCCGCGCCACGCTCGCGTTGACGGCCTGA
- a CDS encoding helix-turn-helix domain-containing protein → MSAEGSLTLDRGLALLQAVADADGDTATISELAAAIGASRAAVYRLLVPLAARGLVWRDGSKVRLGIGVLRLAGQVVPQLREAARPVLRELAEKCGATAHLSIAEGDLVEPVVTVEPSWTDFHVSYRVGARHPIGVGAAGKALTLRRGSRGWATVTGEPQRGTSGIAAPVRGVPGLRASVGVIALGSLDSETVGPRVVEAAAAVAEALRGS, encoded by the coding sequence GTGAGCGCCGAAGGCTCGCTGACCCTCGACCGCGGCCTGGCGCTGCTGCAGGCGGTGGCGGACGCCGACGGTGACACGGCCACGATTTCCGAGCTGGCCGCGGCGATCGGCGCGAGCCGCGCCGCCGTCTACCGGCTGCTCGTACCGCTGGCCGCGCGGGGACTGGTGTGGCGCGACGGCAGCAAGGTCCGGCTGGGAATCGGCGTGCTGCGGCTCGCCGGTCAGGTCGTGCCGCAGCTGCGTGAAGCGGCCCGGCCGGTGCTGCGGGAGCTGGCGGAAAAGTGCGGCGCGACCGCGCACCTGTCGATCGCCGAGGGTGATCTGGTGGAGCCGGTCGTGACGGTCGAGCCGTCGTGGACCGACTTCCACGTCTCCTACCGGGTGGGCGCCCGCCACCCGATCGGTGTCGGTGCGGCGGGCAAGGCCCTGACGCTGCGTCGCGGAAGCCGTGGCTGGGCAACGGTCACCGGCGAACCGCAACGCGGCACGTCCGGGATCGCCGCCCCGGTGCGCGGCGTGCCCGGCCTGCGGGCGAGCGTCGGGGTGATCGCGCTGGGGTCGCTGGACTCCGAGACCGTCGGCCCTCGGGTGGTCGAGGCCGCCGCGGCGGTCGCCGAGGCGCTGCGCGGGTCCTGA
- a CDS encoding DUF2470 domain-containing protein — protein MTEIRRPPAPSPAERAKTIAVRNGPGALLPTTGDPAGSDRVVPELHHVHPSGSVSVLLPDDHPVLRRTREADRGELAVVFELADHAPVDLREPIRGLLWITGWLRHLSPESARARALSIAENRPDPRLLDLGHGLSLLRLTPASLVLADAEGTHSLRPHLFNAAAPDPFHGYESGWLRHLESEHSDVVDQLARHIPDELRGGRIRPLGLDRFGLRLRIESTDGDHDVRLAFGQPVHDPAQLGMELRRLVGCPFLAKNQMRVQP, from the coding sequence GTGACAGAGATCCGACGCCCGCCCGCACCGAGCCCGGCCGAGCGCGCGAAGACCATCGCTGTGCGCAACGGCCCGGGAGCGCTGCTGCCGACCACGGGCGACCCCGCGGGCAGCGACCGCGTCGTGCCCGAACTGCACCACGTGCACCCCAGCGGCAGCGTCAGCGTTCTGCTCCCGGACGACCACCCGGTGCTACGGCGCACCCGCGAGGCGGACAGGGGCGAGCTGGCCGTCGTGTTCGAACTGGCCGACCACGCCCCCGTCGACCTGCGCGAACCGATCCGCGGCCTGCTGTGGATCACCGGCTGGCTGCGGCACCTCAGCCCGGAGTCGGCGCGCGCACGGGCCCTGTCGATCGCCGAGAACCGGCCCGATCCGCGGCTGCTGGACCTGGGGCACGGGCTCAGCCTGCTGCGCCTGACCCCGGCGTCACTGGTGCTCGCCGACGCCGAAGGCACCCACTCGCTGCGACCGCACCTGTTCAACGCCGCCGCGCCGGACCCGTTCCACGGGTACGAGTCCGGCTGGCTGCGGCACCTGGAAAGCGAGCATTCGGACGTCGTCGACCAGCTCGCCCGGCACATCCCCGACGAACTGCGCGGCGGCCGGATCCGCCCACTGGGACTGGACCGGTTCGGGCTGCGCCTGCGCATCGAGTCCACCGACGGCGACCACGACGTGCGGCTGGCCTTCGGGCAACCGGTCCACGATCCGGCACAGCTGGGCATGGAGTTGCGGCGGCTGGTCGGCTGCCCCTTCCTGGCGAAGAACCAGATGCGCGTGCAGCCCTGA
- a CDS encoding PPOX class F420-dependent oxidoreductase: MAKIATADRVYRDELLEFLRPRHRAILTTFREDGTPQMSPVTAGIDPEGRFVVATYPQRAKTRNARRNPLVSACVISDEWNGPWVQFDGRAEVLDVPDAVEPLVDYFRCISGEHPDWDEYREAMVKQNKSLIRVTIERWGPIATGGFPPELA, translated from the coding sequence ATGGCCAAGATTGCGACCGCTGACCGCGTGTACCGGGACGAACTGCTCGAATTCCTCCGCCCACGGCACCGCGCGATCCTGACGACCTTCCGCGAGGACGGGACGCCCCAGATGTCCCCGGTCACCGCCGGTATCGATCCCGAGGGCCGGTTCGTCGTGGCGACCTACCCGCAGCGCGCCAAGACCCGCAACGCCCGCCGCAATCCGCTCGTGTCGGCGTGCGTGATCTCCGACGAGTGGAACGGACCGTGGGTGCAGTTCGACGGCCGCGCCGAGGTGCTCGACGTGCCCGACGCCGTCGAACCGCTGGTCGACTACTTCCGCTGCATCTCCGGCGAGCACCCGGACTGGGACGAGTACCGCGAGGCGATGGTGAAGCAGAACAAGTCGCTCATCCGCGTCACGATCGAACGCTGGGGCCCGATCGCCACCGGCGGCTTCCCACCCGAGCTCGCCTGA